From the Saccharomycodes ludwigii strain NBRC 1722 chromosome I, whole genome shotgun sequence genome, one window contains:
- the GPA2 gene encoding guanine nucleotide-binding protein subunit alpha (similar to Saccharomyces cerevisiae YER020W | GPA2 | G Protein Alpha subunit), with translation MGLCSSKSSTINSTTSDKQHQNNQHTKVKNTNVANINPKEKDIPHSKNKVPDNTNTEKQLQSNHPIPKKKDQNDTASVAKNIDNDKNNSSSLNTTENIIVTNSNNNNASKNKKLAQNATAIRKQSTNSSSGSSTNKLTVHPLKMLLLGSGESGKSTILQQLKILHQNGYTDKELMAYRPFIMDNIIEIGKDLIHARDLFGLNDYTDDDYKIYINGRGKTDITYDELRNSIIDFQLFNLSSVIKNEEDGEEVRANTTTTEIIESEKFILFIKNLDILWCLPSTRKLLNDPMKKSQFYLMDNSGYFVKKLVLTSEILNVNYKPSLTDILNCRKKTTGIHDTIVNMDDNLVLHIYDVGGQRNERKKWIHSFDKVSIILFCVSLSEYDQTLAEDSSTNRLEESLVLFDSLVNSRWFTNCSVILFLNKIDLFADKITKVPLSNYFPDYTGGPDINKAAKYILWRFLQLNKVNLNIYPHITQATDTSNIQLVFAAVKETVLENSLKDSGVL, from the coding sequence ATGGGATTGTGTTCATCGAAAAGCTCAACTATAAATTCGACAACAAGTGACAAACAGCATCAAAATAATCAACATACTAAGGTTAAAAATACCAATGTTGCTAATATAAATcctaaagaaaaagacatACCCCactctaaaaataaagtacctgataatactaatacagAAAAGCAACTGCAATCAAATCATCccattccaaaaaaaaaggatcaAAATGATACGGCTTCTGTAGCTAAGAAtattgataatgataaaaataactcaAGCTCCCTAAATACAactgaaaatattattgtgaCAAACtctaataacaacaatgctTCCAAGAATAAAAAGCTTGCACAAAATGCCACTGCTATCAGAAAACAGTCTACTAACAGTAGTAGTGGCAGCTCTACCAACAAACTAACGGTTCATCCATTGAAAATGTTACTATTGGGATCTGGAGAAAGTGGTAAATCAACTATATTgcaacaattaaaaattttacatCAAAATGGGTACACCGACAAGGAGTTAATGGCATATAGGCCCTTTATTATGGATAATATTATAGAAATTGGTAAAGATTTGATTCATGCAAGAGATTTATTTGGATTGAACGATTACACAGATGATGactataaaatttatataaatggTCGTGGGAAAACGGACATCACTTATGATGAACTTAGGAATTCCATAATTGATTTTCAACTGTTTAATTTATCCTcggttattaaaaatgaagaagatggAGAGGAAGTACGAGCAAACACAACTACCACAGAAATTATAGAAAGTGAAAagtttattctttttattaaaaatttggataTTTTATGGTGTTTACCTTCCACAAGAAAACTTTTGAATGAtccaatgaaaaaaagtcaATTTTACTTGATGGATAACTCTGgttattttgttaaaaagttGGTTTTAACTTcagaaatattaaatgTAAATTATAAACCCTCATTAACTGACATATTAAATTGTAGGAAAAAAACTACAGGTATCCATGATACTATAGTCAATATGGACGATAATTTGGTATTGCACATTTATGATGTGGGTGGGCAGAGAAatgaaaggaaaaaatggATTCATTCCTTTGACAAAGTTTCTATCATCTTATTTTGTGTCTCGCTAAGTGAGTATGATCAAACTTTAGCTGAAGATAGTTCTACAAATAGATTAGAAGAAtctttagttttatttgattCCTTAGTCAATAGTAGGTGGTTTACTAACTGTTCAGTCATCttgtttttaaacaaaattgaTTTATTCGCCGACAAAATTACAAAAGTTCCTTTATCCAACTATTTCCCAGACTATACCGGTGGTCctgatattaataaagcagcaaaatatattttatggAGATTCCTTCAACTAAATAAGGTAAATCTAAATATATACCCTCACATTACACAAGCTACTGATACCAGTAATATTCAACTAGTCTTTGCAGCTGTTAAAGAAACAGTATTAGAAAATAGTTTAAAGGACTCCGGTGTATTGtga
- a CDS encoding serine/threonine-protein kinase (similar to Saccharomyces cerevisiae YKL126W | YPK1 | Yeast Protein Kinase (paralog of YMR104C | YPK2)) has protein sequence MFSSWKIGKKFNFGSSNNNNTNSESNNNSNNTGNSEKNSESSHNFLHHHHHHNHHHNQSNDSTGKRLSNIVATNNDYDTGNTNSSRKQTIVATPTSVAPSVSNSNFTGVSARPSMDSTFTTNSNSTGTTTTSSSTGVSNANNNGASSAISTFSNNFSSSSVNVNKSINANLNNLYAEHGSTITAGNNNSTNKVDHALTDNNSIPPLNSNETVEPRNDNELFNTPTSTCLRGIMTIKIYSGDNFILPFPISYNQPILSRLLDSQQNQVSLLDNLNKYMESLSLTNKDGDKNDNLGDVLLSNDNYSNTGGINVATNNNNANISNNFGNNINNDSKGGNFTSDNLDGNNGNISTANNNSIKDNNMNINDSKTTNSNNGTSNDNNDDNNNNNNNNNNNNNSNNNNSDNNGNNNNVNEEISGNVATKFIPATITLPGSAELNPLIYFTIEFDNTTATIEPESGTIYHPVFNKISTFDVTRPLPFLKIDVFCRIPSILLPPDILQKKKRFPNHVRDMLDKIINNQDIHLDSFNLPLNLHFTSQSNIRIYNHKWIVLEENKSRLNISIDYKPVTSKKLSIDDFELLKVIGKGSFGKVMQVRKKDTNKIYALKALRKSYIVSNSEVTHTLAERTVLARVNNPFIVPLKFSFQSREKLYLVLAFINGGELFYHLQREGRFSLSRSRFYAAELLCALESLHSLNVIYRDLKPENILLDYQGHIALCDFGLCKLDMKDKDKTSTFCGTPEYLAPELLLGDGYTRVVDWWTLGVLLYEMLTGLPPYYDEDVPTMYKKILQEPLRFPEGFDENAKDLLIKLLNRDPKKRLGSSGAEQIKQHVFFSQLSWKRLMMKGYIPPYKPPVANAMDTSNFDSEFTKERPVDSVVNDYLSESVQQQFGGWTYVGNEQLGSSMN, from the coding sequence atgttTTCCTCATGGAAAATTGGCaagaaatttaattttggaagtagcaataataacaataccaattctgaaagtaataataatagcaacaaCACCGGCAACTCCGAAAAAAACAGCGAATCATCTCACAATTTTTTACATCACCACCACCATCATAATCACCACCACAATCAAAGTAATGACAGTACTGGGAAAAGACTAAGCAATATTGTTGCAACTAACAACGATTACGATACAGGAAATACCAATAGCAGTAGAAAACAAACTATTGTAGCCACTCCTACTTCTGTAGCACCTTCTGTTTCTAATTCTAATTTTACTGGTGTTTCTGCTAGGCCATCTATGGATAGCACCTTTACCACCAACAGTAATAGCACTGGAACAACGACCACTAGTAGTAGTACTGGTGTGTCCAATgctaacaataatggtgCTTCTTCAGCTATTTCCactttttccaataatttttcttcatccTCAGTAAATGTTAACAAAAGTATTAATGCTAActtaaataatctttatGCAGAACATGGTAGTACTATAACAGCAGGTAATAACAACAGTACTAATAAAGTAGACCATGCTTTAACCGACAATAATTCAATTCCACCATTGAATTCCAATGAAACTGTAGAACCCCGCAATGATAATGAATTATTTAACACTCCCACAAGCACCTGTTTACGTGGTATTATGaccattaaaatatattcaggtgataattttattttaccatTTCCCATTTCTTATAACCAGCCTATTTTATCAAGATTATTAGATTCCCAGCAAAATCAAGTTTCCTTGTTAGATaatttgaataaatatatggaaTCTTTATCGTTAACTAATAAGGATGGcgataaaaatgataatctTGGCGATGTTTTATTAAGTAACGACAATTATTCAAATACTGGAGGTATCAATGTTGCcacaaacaataataacgcaaatatatcaaataattttggaaataatattaataacgaCAGCAAAGGTGGTAATTTTACTTCTGATAATCTGGatggtaataatggtaatatttctacagctaataataatagtattaaagataataacATGAACATTAATGACAGTAAAACCACAAATAGCAATAACGGTACTAGTAACGACAACAACGAcgacaataacaacaacaacaacaacaacaacaacaacaacaacagcaacaacaacaatagtGACAATAATGGgaataacaacaatgttAACGAGGAAATTAGTGGCAACGTTGCAACAAAATTTATTCCAGCAACTATTACGTTGCCAGGTTCTGCAGAATTGAATCCGTTAATCTATTTCACCATTGAATTTGATAATACTACTGCTACAATTGAACCAGAATCTGGTACAATTTATCATCcggtttttaataaaattagtaCCTTTGATGTAACCAGACCTTtgccatttttaaaaattgatgTTTTTTGCAGAATCCCATCTATTTTACTACCACCAGACATcttacagaaaaaaaaacgtttCCCCAATCATGTTAGAGATATGTtggataaaattataaacaaCCAAGACATTCATTTGGACTCATTCAATCTACCATTGAATCTACATTTTACTTCTCAAAGCAATATTAGAATTTATAACCATAAATGGATTGTTTtggaagaaaataaaagtagaTTAAACATTAGCATAGATTATAAGCCAGTAACctccaaaaaattatccatTGACGATTTTGAATTGTTAAAAGTCATTGGAAAAGGTTCATTCGGCAAAGTTATGCAAGTACGCAAGAAGGATaccaataaaatttatgcTTTGAAAGCACTCAGAAAATCATATATTGTATCGAATTCAGAAGTTACACATACTTTAGCAGAAAGAACAGTTTTAGCAAGGGTTAATAACCCTTTCATTGTTCCGctaaaattttctttccaATCCAGGGAAAAATTGTATTTGGTACTAGCTTTCATTAATGGTGGCGAATTGTTCTATCATTTACAAAGAGAGGGGAGATTCAGCTTGTCTCGTTCTAGATTTTATGCTGCCGAGCTATTGTGTGCTTTAGAAAGTTTACACAGCTTAAATGTGATTTACAGAGATTTGAAACCTGAAAATATTCTATTAGATTATCAAGGTCACATAGCCTTGTGTGATTTTGGTTTATGTAAGTTAGATATGAAGGATAAAGACAAAACTAGCACTTTTTGTGGTACACCAGAATATCTAGCGCCTGAATTATTACTAGGTGATGGTTATACAAGGGTTGTTGATTGGTGGACATTGGGTGTCTTATTGTACGAGATGTTAACTGGGTTGCCTCCATATTACGATGAAGATGTTCCTACAATGtataaaaagattttacAAGAACCTTTAAGATTTCCTGAAGGATTCGATGAAAACGCAAAAGATTTGttgattaaattattaaatagaGATCCAAAGAAGAGATTAGGCTCTAGTGGTGCCGAACAGATTAAACAACATGTCTTTTTCAGTCAATTAAGttggaaaagattaatGATGAAGGGTTACATCCCACCTTATAAGCCACCTGTGGCTAATGCCATGGATACCTCTAATTTCGACTCTGAATTTACTAAGGAAAGACCGGTGGATAGTGTGGTTAATGATTATTTAAGCGAATCTGTCCAACAGCAGTTTGGTGGTTGGACTTATGTAGGTAATGAACAATTGGGTAGTTCCATGAACTAA
- the CPA2 gene encoding carbamoyl-phosphate synthase (glutamine-hydrolyzing) CPA2 (similar to Saccharomyces cerevisiae YJR109C | CPA2 | Carbamyl Phosphate synthetase A), with product MTMVDQQNIISNTKQPSIYASTEPSISAFNSPTYSPQLVEGVKSVLIIGSGGLSIGQAGEFDYSGSQAIKALKESNLKTILINPNIATNQTSLDLADIVYYLPVTPEYITYIIEKERPDAILLTFGGQTGLNCGIALHDQGVLAKYNVKVLGTPIKTLVTSEDRDLFAQALKEINIPTAESIACDTVESAIDAANKVGFPVIVRAAYALGGLGSGFANNEQELIKLSAQSLALSPQLLVEKSLKGWKEVEYEVVRDRTNNCITVCNMENFDPLGVHTGESIVVAPSQTLTDQEFHMLRTAAIKIIRHLGVVGECNVQYALQPDGLGYRVIEVNARLSRSSALASKATGYPLAYTAAKLALGYTLPELPNPITKTTVANFEPSLDYIVTKMPRWDLSKFQFVDTNIGSSMKSVGEVMAIGRTFEESIQKAIREIDPKYIGFQGSDEFGDKLDDILANPTDKRWLAVGQALLVENYSVDRVHNLTKIDKWFLYKCMNIVEMYKYLQNQVKNLDSLTPEITLKAKKLGFADKQIAKCLNCHELEVRLKRLSFKITPFVKKIDTLAAEIPASTNYLYTTYNATKHDIDFDDHGIMVLGSGVYRIGSSVEFDWCAVNTAKTLRELNKKTIMINYNPETVSTDFDEVDRLYFEELSLERVLDIYELEHSQGCIISVGGQLPQNIALQLLENGCKILGTDPRDIDKAENRHKFSSILDSIKIDQPAWSELSSVEEAKVFAKKVGYPVLIRPSYVLSGAAMSVVINEHELEAKLKNAADVSPDHPVVMSKFIEGAQEIDVDAVAHNGKVVVHAISEHVENAGVHSGDATLMLPAQTLSKEVKSRMKEIADKVAGAWKINGPFNMQIIKDSNNNLKVIECNIRASRSFPFVSKVLGVNFIEVAVKCFLDRAEVSSIQDVDDDKLDYVGVKCPQFSFTRLGGADPYLGVEMASTGEVAAFGRNLIDSYWTSIQSTMNFQVPLPGSGILFGGDKSNVENLKSIYKIFANINGYKLYVCDEETLEMLNGDNKDGGLTIIDLPYHDKRKLRSFFKDNSIKCVINLTRERAETVEDKDYIMRRSSIDFGIPLFNEPQTSKLFARCLSEKIAQKVKILDSNEVIIPTEVVSWNEYLKR from the coding sequence ATGACTATGGTAGatcaacaaaatattatttcaaATACAAAGCAACCCTCAATCTACGCTTCCACTGAACCATCCATATCTGCATTTAATTCACCAACCTATTCTCCACAATTAGTTGAAGGTGTGAAATCTGTTTTAATCATCGGTTCTGGTGGCTTGTCTATTGGTCAAGCAGGTGAATTTGACTATTCTGGCTCTCAAGCCATCAAAGCCTTAAAAGAATCgaatttaaaaactattttaattaatccAAATATTGCGACAAACCAAACTTCCCTAGATTTGGCTGATATAGTATACTATTTACCAGTTACTCCGGAATATATTACttatattattgaaaaagaaagaccAGATGCTATATTGCTAACCTTTGGTGGTCAAACCGGTTTAAACTGTGGGATTGCTTTACATGACCAAGGTGTTTTAGCTAAATATAATGTAAAAGTTTTGGGTACTCCAATCAAAACTTTAGTTACATCTGAAGATAGAGACTTATTTGCACAGGCactaaaagaaataaatattccTACGGCAGAATCCATTGCTTGCGATACTGTGGAAAGTGCCATTGATGCAGCTAATAAGGTTGGTTTCCCTGTAATTGTTAGGGCCGCTTATGCTTTGGGTGGTTTGGGTTCCGGTTTTGCCAACAACGAGCAGGAACTAATTAAATTGTCTGCACAGTCTTTGGCCTTATCCCCTCAACTTTTGGTCGAAAAGTCTTTAAAAGGTTGGAAAGAAGTTGAATATGAAGTTGTCCGTGATAGAACCAATAACTGTATTACCGTTTGTAACATGGAAAATTTCGACCCATTGGGTGTTCATACTGGTGAATCCATTGTCGTTGCTCCTTCTCAAACTCTAACAGATCAAGAATTTCATATGTTAAGAACCGCagcaattaaaattatcagACATTTGGGTGTTGTTGGTGAGTGTAATGTTCAATATGCTTTACAACCGGATGGTTTAGGTTATAGAGTTATTGAGGTTAATGCACGTTTATCTCGTTCCTCCGCGTTGGCTTCGAAAGCTACCGGTTATCCACTAGCTTACACCGCCGCTAAGCTTGCATTAGGTTACACATTACCAGAATTGCCAAACCCGATTACGAAGACTACTGTTGCTAATTTTGAGCCAAGTTTAGATTACATTGTTACCAAAATGCCAAGATGGGACTTATCCAAATTCCAATTTGTTGATACTAATATTGGGTCATCTATGAAATCCGTGGGTGAAGTTATGGCCATTGGTAGAACATTTGAGGAGAGTATTCAAAAAGCCATCAGAGAGATCGATCCCAAGTATATTGGGTTCCAAGGTTCTGATGAATTTGGTGATAAACTAGATGATATTCTAGCAAACCCTACTGACAAAAGATGGTTGGCTGTTGGTCAAGCTTTGTTGGTTGAAAACTATAGTGTTGATAGAGTTCATAACTTAACTAAGATTGATAAATGGTTTCTATACAAGTGTATGAACATTGTTGAAATGTACAAATATTTACAGAACCAGGTGAAAAATCTAGATTCATTAACGCCAGAGATTACTTTGAAAGCTAAAAAATTAGGTTTTGCAGATAAACAAATCGCCAAATGTTTGAATTGTCACGAGTTGGAAGTTCGTTTAAAAAGATTAAGCTTTAAAATCACAccatttgttaaaaaaatagatacGTTGGCTGCAGAAATTCCAGCCTCTACTAATTATTTGTATACTACTTATAATGCTACCAAACATGATATAGATTTTGATGATCATGGTATTATGGTTTTAGGTTCGGGTGTTTATAGAATTGGTTCCTCTGTTGAATTTGATTGGTGTGCAGTTAACACTGCTAAAACTTTAAGGGAATTAAACAAGAAAACCATCATGATTAATTACAATCCAGAAACTGTATCCACTGATTTTGATGAGGTGGACagattatattttgaagAATTATCTTTGGAAAGAGTTTTGGATATCTATGAATTAGAACACTCCCAAGGATGTATTATTTCTGTTGGTGGGCAATTGCCACAGAACATTGCTTTGCAATTGTTGGAAAATGGGTGTAAAATATTGGGTACTGACCCAAGAGATATTGACAAAGCTGAAAACAGACATAAGTTTTCCTCTATTTTAGATTCCATTAAGATTGATCAACCAGCTTGGAGCGAGTTAAGCAGTGTTGAAGAAGCCAAAGTATTTGCCAAAAAGGTTGGGTATCCGGTTTTGATTCGTCCAAGCTATGTTTTAAGTGGTGCAGCCATGAGCGTTGTTATCAACGAACATGAGTTAGAAGCAAAGTTGAAAAATGCAGCAGATGTTTCTCCAGATCATCCAGTTGTTATGTCCAAATTTATCGAAGGTGCTCAAGAAATTGATGTTGACGCCGTTGCCCATAACGGCAAAGTTGTTGTACATGCTATTTCTGAACATGTGGAAAATGCTGGTGTTCATTCTGGCGATGCAACTTTAATGTTACCCGCTCAAACTTTAAGTAAAGAAGTCAAATCAAGGATGAAAGAAATTGCTGACAAAGTTGCTGGAGCATGGAAAATCAACGGTCCATTTAACATGCAGATTATCAAGGACAGTAACAATAACTTAAAGGTAATTGAATGTAACATCAGAGCCTCTAGATCATTCCCATTTGTTTCTAAAGTTTTGGgtgttaattttattgaagTTGCtgttaaatgttttttagATAGAGCAGAAGTTTCTTCTATACAAGACGTTGATGATGACAAATTGGATTATGTTGGTGTAAAATGTCCACAATTCTCTTTTACGAGATTAGGTGGTGCAGATCCATATCTAGGTGTTGAAATGGCTTCTACTGGAGAAGTTGCCGCATTTGGTCGTAATTTAATTGATAGCTATTGGACTAGTATTCAAAGTACCATGAATTTTCAAGTCCCATTACCGGGTAGTGGTATTTTGTTTGGTGGTGATAAGAGTAATGTTGAAAACTTGAAATctatttacaaaatttttGCTAATATAAATGGTTACAAATTATATGTTTGTGATGAAGAAACGTTGGAGATGTTAAATGGTGATAATAAAGACGGGGGATTGACAATTATTGATCTACCTTACCAtgacaaaagaaaattgcGTAGTTTTTTTAAGGACAATTCTATTAAATGTGTCATAAATTTGACTCGTGAAAGAGCAGAAACAGTTGAAGATAAAGATTATATTATGAGAAGAAGTTCCATTGATTTTGGCATTCCGTTGTTCAATGAACCACAAACTTCCAAACTTTTTGCTCGTTGCTTATCGGAAAAAATTGCACAAAAGgttaaaattttggatAGCAATGAAGTTATAATCCCCACCGAGGTTGTTTCTTGGaatgaatatttaaaacGCTAA